One Candidatus Poribacteria bacterium genomic region harbors:
- a CDS encoding CRTAC1 family protein has product MKRIVYVAFVLWASLTYAEIQFTRVTDEAGLQFRHFSGATGAKYLPETMGGGAAFFDYNNDDLPDLYFVNGAPLTESTTDVQPTNRLYRNSGDGTFTDVTELAGVGNTEYGIGCCVADYDNDGNRDLFVTNFGHNVLYRNNGDGSFNDVTDDAGITDEPCFSTGCAFADYNNDGWLDLVVVNYVLTDLETAPDCSQNGIPAYCRPEDFAPAPDVLYQNNGDGSFTNVTQTAGLIALGRGLGAIWTDVDNDGWVDLYIANDQEPNFLYRNNGDGTFTELGELHGIARNEHGDAESSMGIDTADYDNDGDFDVILTHYQAETNTLYQNDGNGVFWDVTAQSRLSEPTLLPLAWGVGFVDIDNDGWLDLFFANGHLHDNIEALEEIGVYKQQNQLFHNQRNGTYADISDTSGGGMLIEKSSRGAIFGDYDNDGDLDILVMNIADTPDLLRNDTPPIHHWLRIKLVGSFNSEFSVGTLHRKGSNRDGLGAKVILHIGDMQLLREVKSGASYLSQNSHQLLIGLGKAEQVDRLIVRWQSGIEDKMENVQCNQQLTIQESDGIIIRKP; this is encoded by the coding sequence ATGAAACGCATCGTTTACGTCGCTTTCGTACTCTGGGCAAGTCTCACATACGCAGAGATTCAGTTCACACGGGTAACCGACGAAGCCGGTCTCCAATTTCGCCACTTCAGTGGTGCGACTGGGGCAAAATACCTCCCTGAGACAATGGGTGGCGGTGCCGCTTTCTTTGATTACAACAACGATGATTTGCCAGACCTCTATTTCGTCAACGGGGCACCTCTGACCGAAAGCACAACAGATGTGCAGCCCACAAACCGACTCTATCGAAACAGTGGCGACGGGACATTTACTGACGTGACAGAACTGGCAGGGGTCGGCAATACTGAGTACGGTATCGGTTGCTGCGTCGCAGACTACGATAACGACGGCAATCGCGATCTGTTTGTTACGAACTTCGGACACAACGTTCTCTACCGCAACAACGGCGACGGTTCTTTCAACGATGTGACAGACGACGCTGGCATTACTGATGAACCGTGTTTCTCTACGGGGTGTGCCTTCGCCGATTACAACAACGACGGCTGGTTGGATCTGGTTGTCGTGAACTATGTCCTCACCGATTTAGAAACCGCACCCGACTGCTCACAAAACGGAATACCGGCATACTGCCGTCCAGAAGATTTCGCACCTGCACCGGATGTGCTTTATCAGAACAACGGCGACGGCTCTTTTACCAATGTAACACAAACAGCAGGACTCATCGCACTCGGCAGAGGGTTAGGTGCGATTTGGACGGATGTCGATAATGATGGTTGGGTTGATCTCTATATTGCCAACGACCAAGAGCCTAACTTCCTCTACCGAAACAATGGCGACGGGACATTTACGGAACTCGGTGAGTTGCACGGCATCGCACGCAACGAACACGGCGACGCAGAAAGTAGCATGGGTATCGACACAGCGGACTACGACAACGATGGCGATTTTGATGTAATCCTTACCCACTATCAAGCCGAAACGAATACACTCTACCAGAACGACGGTAACGGCGTTTTCTGGGATGTCACAGCGCAAAGCCGTTTAAGTGAACCGACGCTCTTACCCTTGGCATGGGGGGTCGGCTTCGTAGACATTGATAACGACGGTTGGCTCGACCTCTTTTTCGCCAATGGACACCTCCACGACAACATCGAAGCACTCGAAGAAATCGGGGTTTACAAACAACAAAATCAGCTCTTTCACAATCAACGGAACGGCACTTATGCAGACATCTCCGACACATCTGGGGGTGGTATGCTTATCGAGAAGTCCAGCCGGGGCGCGATTTTCGGAGACTACGATAACGATGGCGACCTCGATATCCTCGTGATGAACATTGCCGACACTCCCGATTTGCTTCGCAACGATACACCACCTATCCATCATTGGTTGCGTATTAAACTGGTTGGTTCGTTTAATAGCGAGTTTTCGGTTGGCACGCTGCACCGAAAAGGGTCAAATCGTGACGGACTCGGCGCGAAGGTAATACTCCATATCGGTGACATGCAGCTACTCCGAGAGGTAAAAAGTGGCGCGAGTTATCTCTCTCAAAACTCACATCAACTCCTGATTGGATTAGGTAAGGCTGAGCAGGTTGACCGATTGATTGTCCGTTGGCAGAGCGGTATAGAGGATAAAATGGAAAACGTACAGTGTAATCAGCAGTTGACAATTCAAGAAAGTGATGGTATTATAATCCGTAAACCCTAA
- a CDS encoding starvation-sensing protein RspA gives MKITDVKTILTAPNGIRLVVVKIETSEPGLYGIGCATFTQRPLAVATAVDEYLKPFLVGKDPANIEDIFQSSFVSSYWRNGPVLNNALSGVDIALWDIMGKRANMPVYQLLGGKCREAATLYAHAGGSTFEAVEESIRRYMEQGYRYVRAQVAIPGYSTYGAGRGRRSSDAFEPTPYVNTVIKLFDHLRTQLGDEVELLHDVHERIPPIQAINLAKGLEPYNLFFLEDPFAPEDVDYFQLMRQQTSIPIAMGELFNNPNEYINIIKDRLIDFIRVHISQIGGISPARKLAAFCEFFGVRTAWHGPGDVSPVGHAANVALDLACYNFGIQEQHVFGENTKEVFPGCPEIRDGCYWASEAPGLGIDINEALAARFPFPEHPLNGGWAPVRRMDGTVIRP, from the coding sequence CATTCGTCTCGTCGTTGTTAAGATTGAAACGAGTGAACCGGGTTTATATGGCATCGGCTGTGCCACGTTTACGCAACGTCCACTCGCTGTTGCAACAGCGGTTGACGAATATCTCAAACCTTTTCTCGTCGGCAAAGATCCAGCAAACATAGAGGACATCTTCCAAAGTAGTTTTGTCAGTTCCTATTGGCGAAACGGCCCCGTCCTGAACAACGCACTCAGCGGTGTAGACATCGCACTATGGGACATCATGGGCAAACGCGCGAATATGCCTGTCTATCAACTGCTCGGTGGCAAATGCCGTGAGGCTGCAACGCTCTACGCACACGCAGGTGGCAGCACTTTCGAGGCGGTAGAGGAAAGCATCCGCCGTTATATGGAACAAGGCTATCGCTATGTCCGCGCACAGGTAGCGATACCGGGTTACTCAACATACGGGGCAGGACGTGGCAGACGCAGCTCCGATGCCTTTGAACCGACCCCTTATGTGAACACCGTTATCAAACTCTTTGACCATCTACGCACACAACTCGGTGACGAGGTAGAACTCCTCCACGATGTCCACGAACGCATCCCACCCATCCAAGCGATTAATCTCGCCAAAGGGTTAGAACCCTACAACCTCTTCTTTCTTGAAGACCCATTCGCACCAGAGGATGTAGACTATTTCCAACTCATGCGTCAACAGACAAGTATCCCGATTGCGATGGGGGAACTGTTCAACAACCCGAACGAGTACATCAACATTATCAAAGACAGACTCATCGACTTTATCCGAGTGCATATCTCACAAATCGGTGGCATCAGTCCTGCGCGCAAACTCGCCGCTTTCTGTGAATTCTTCGGCGTACGCACAGCGTGGCACGGACCTGGGGATGTCTCTCCAGTGGGGCATGCTGCGAACGTTGCATTGGATTTAGCGTGTTACAACTTCGGTATTCAGGAACAACACGTCTTCGGTGAAAATACCAAAGAGGTCTTTCCGGGTTGCCCCGAAATTCGAGACGGCTGCTATTGGGCAAGTGAAGCACCTGGTCTCGGTATCGACATAAACGAGGCACTCGCAGCACGATTCCCGTTCCCAGAACATCCGCTTAACGGCGGTTGGGCACCCGTGCGGCGGATGGACGGCACGGTTATCCGACCTTAA